Genomic window (Neorhizobium galegae bv. orientalis str. HAMBI 540):
ACGTCGCGTCGGTCAACGAGGCTGCCGATCTGATCCGCGCTGATTTTGCTCGCTACAAGCACCATGTGGTGGCTGAGCTGAATGGTCGCCTGGCGCCCGAGGAACTGGCGTCGCACTTCGTCCACTATGCGCATTCCAGGCCGCTCGATGAAAAGCGCTTCGACTACACCTATGAATGGATGAAGACTTGGAACCTGACCAAGGGGACCAGCGAATACAAGCGGCTTGTCGCCTGATGGTCAGCCGCAAGGAATATACGTTTGGTGGCCCGATTGCGGGCCGCCGGCAAGTTCTGGCGGGCTTGACGGCGTCAGCTCTAGCCCTGCCGTTCTTCCCACGCCTGTCGAGCGCCGCTTCGGACCGGCTGCCTGTCAGAATGAGCAAGGCAGGGCCTGGGACAGCCGGAACCGTCCAAGACGACCTGCTAACGAAATTCCCCGAGCTGGACCCGGGCCTGGACATCGAATGGATTGACGGCTCGCCTGGGCAGTTCCAGATGCTCCTGATAAGCGGCGCGCTCGACTGCGGACCGTTCGGCGCGCTCGGGATAGCAGAAGCTGCACAAAAAGGTGCCGAGCTTGTCATCTTCGGATCGCGGCTGAACAACCACGGCTCCTGGATCGTCAGAGGCGACAGTCCCTACCAGCATCCCTCCGACCTCAAGGGCAAGCGTATCGCTACGCAATTGCCGACCAGCGACACCTATCGCCAAGCTCGAATGGCGGCGGCACTCCAGAAGCTGGATCTGGAAAAAGACTTTCAGGTCTCGTTCGGCCCGTCGGTCTCGAACGTTGCGCTGTTCAATCGCGGCGACGTCGACGCTGTCATAGCTATCGAGCCCGTATCCACGCAGCTGATCGCGCAAGGACATCGGGAGATTGCCCGGGTTGCCGATCAATGGCGCGAAGCAACCGGTGACAACGCGCCGCTATCGCTCGTCGGCGTGTCCGCGACTGCCAAGTGGGTGGATGGGAATACGGAAACGGCACGCCGGGTCGCTCAGATGACACTCGCAGTGAACCGGCGCTTCGCTACCGAGCCGTCTTTGATACGAGACCCCGCCATTCAGGGCGGAATGGGTATCAAGAACCCCAGCGAAGAGCTTCTGGCATTGCTCGAAAAGCGATTGCCACGGGTCTACGCAACGGAATGGAACGAGGCGGTCATCAATGACTTCAATCGACAGCTCGACGTCGCAATCGATCTCAAGATCATCGAAAGGCGACCGAAATATTCCTTCGCCAAGACGCTATAGCTGGCGACTCATTTCTTCTCTCGCGCTACCCTTCAGCTTCCTGGTCCTGCTCGCGGCAGGCTGGGAAGCGATGGCGCGGAGGCTTGCCAATCCCCTGGTTCCAGGGGTGCAGGAGGTGTTCACCGAACTCGTCGACATCCTCACAAGCGGCGTGTTCTTCAGCCATATGGTGATCACGTTGGGGAGAGTGGCGCTTGGGTTCCTGCTTGCGTTCATCGTCTCGCTGGCTCTGGGCATCCTCATGGGCCGAAACAGATATGCGCGGCAGTTCTTCGAGCCCGCGATCCTGATCGGACTGACCGTTCCAGGCCTTGTTTGGGCACTGCTCTGTGTCATCTGGTTTGGCATTTCGCTGACGACATCCACTCTCGCCGTGGCTCTCAGCCTTTCGCCGCCGCTGGCACTGAGCATTGCGCAAGGCATCAAGACGGTGAACGCCGATCTCCAGGAAATCACAGCGGTCTACAGGCTGTCGACCTGGTCGCGAATGCGTTTCCTGTTCCTGCCGACCTTGATCCCGTTCCTGCTGAACGGCGTCCGGATAGGGCTCTCGATGGGATGGAAGGTTATCGTGCTGGTCGAGATCTTCGGGCTGTCCAGCGGTGTCGGCTATCGGTTGAACGCGGAATACAGTGCGATGAACGTGGCTGGCGTGCTCGCCTGGACAATCGGCTTCGCTGGGGTAATGGCGATCCTCGAATATGGCGTAATTGGCGGTGTTGAACGATACCTGACCCGTTGGCGTCGTGTGGCGACAGTTTAGGAGATCAGATGGACCACTTGAACAGCCGCATCAAGCCGGACGCCGAAGAGAGACAGCGCAGCTTGCACGTTGAGGGCGTCTCCAAGACCTATGCGACGGACGGATCGGTCGAGGTCCTGAGGAATGTCACGTTCGACGTCGGCAGCAACGAGATCATCGGAATTGTCGGCCGGAGCGGCTGCGGAAAGTCGACCCTTCTAAGACTGATCGCCGGTCTGGACGGAGATTTCACAGGACGCATTTCGTTGGATGGAAACGGCATTCTCGGCCCGGGCACCGAGCGCGGCGTTGTCTTTCAGGAGCCTCGTCTGTTTCCTTGGCTGACCGTCGAACAGAACGTTGCCATCGCGGTTCATGAGGTCGGCATACCCAAGGATGAAAAGAGGGAGCGCGTGGCACGCAATCTCGCTCTCGTCGGCCTGACCGGATTTGAAAAGCGTTTTCCGCATGAGATTTCCGGCGGCATGGCACAGCGGGCCGCTTTGGCCCGCGCGCTGACCTCACAACCCTCTCTCCTGTTGCTCGACGAGCCATTCGCTGCATTGGACGCCCTGACGAAGATGCAGATGCAAGACGAATTGATCGGCATCTGGCAACAGAGCCGCGTTTCGATCGTCCTGATCACCCACGACATCGAAGAGGCGATCCACCTATGCGACCGGATCATTGTGATGTCGCCCCGACCAGGTGAGATCAAGTCGATCACCGAGGTGAACATTACACGGCCGAGACCGCGCGTTTGTGCCGCGTCCTCGGCGCTCCGTGAACAACTGATGGCCGACCTTGGGCTTATACACTGAGGAAGTTGGGAGCCTATTCTCACCGGCGGCGACAAGCCCGCACTCTTCCGAGGTGAACGTAGATTCAGACAATGAGATCCCGCAATGCGCTGGTGCCGGCGTCAGGCCGGTAGCTCGACCTGATATTCAACCCTCGGACGCTCGACGGACCAGCGACAAGGACCGCAAGAAGGCGGTAGCAACTCTGGCTTGCCTGCTGATGCAGGCCGCCGGTCTGGTCGTCGAGGAGCTCGACGATGACCAGCACTGATTTGATTCCGATAGCGCTGCTCGCGCGCAAGTCCGTCGTTTATGTGCGGCAGGCCACGCAGTCGCGGCCTGTGGTAAACACGGTTGCGCTACCACGGAGGACGCCCTGGCGGTGACGCGCAGCATGGCTGGGCGCTGATCCGATGAACATATCGCCGCCGAGGCGTGGCCCATACCCGAACACGAACTTGAAAAAACGCTCGCAGCCAATTGAGAGGAAGCCGAATGGAGGTTGCTGTCTAGGGATACTTTACCCAAACGCCTCACCAAGTTGCACTTCCTGCCCTTGATTGCCCGCCTAATCCGTAAACGCTCGCCGTCGTAGCCATAAGTATTGGCGCGGAAAGCTTGATCCGCCCGAAGGTCCCCAGGCGCGGCAAATCGAGAGGCTGAAGGCGGCAACAAAATGCTCGCGGCGCCTGCGTTCGATCTCGCAGTCGATGGGACCGGAGAGTTCCAGAGTGGAGGTGAGCCCCGCGTTACATATAAGCAAAGCATTAAATTGTTTTTGTTACAAACTCTTGTCAGTCCGCCACAGGGTCGGACTTCCAACGGGGGGTCTTTCAATGCGTCGTCCGAGCATAAAGTCGAGCCTGCTCCTGATTTTCAGCGGTATAGCGCTTCTTTTTGCCATAGTCGCATATCTTGCGATCGATGGCCTTAGCAAGACGAACGGCTCCACCGAAGAAATCGCCACGAATTGGTTGCCGAGCGTACAAGCATCCCGGACGATCAATCTTAACATGGCGAATTTGCGCCTCGCTTACCGCGATCACATCATCGCCCAGGTGGAAGCGGAAAAGAAAACGCGCGAAGAGGCTATTGCAGTCGCCGAGGATACGGTTCGCAAATCGATAGATGCCTATCTTTCGCTGGCGTCATCGGACCGTGAACGCCAATTGATCAGCGGGATAAAGGAGAACGTTGATGGTTATATCGCCAGCAAGCCGCAGCTTCTCGCCCTTTCGCGTGTAAACAAGACCGAAGACGCCGGACAATATCTCGGCGGGAAGATGCGTACCTATTCAGACAAACTGAAAGAATTGACGACAGCTCTGGTTGAATTGAATGTTAGTGGCAGCAAAGAGGCCGCCGACGTCAGCAGGACGACCTACGCGTCTGTCAAATTCTACCTGTTTGCCGCGATTGGTTTTGCAGGGTTGCTCGTTGTCGGCGCTATTACATTCGTGCTGACAGGCATTGCCAATCCCATTACCCAGATTACAACCTCGATGAGGCGACTGGCCGAGGGCGAGACCGGTTCCACGATCCCGTTCGCCGGCCGTGCCGATGAAATCGGTTCCATGGCGGGAGCGGTAGAGATTTTCCGCCAGGCCGCCATCGCGAACAAGCGAATGGAGATGGAAGCGGAAGAAAGCCGGAAGCAGGCGGAGGCCGATCGCATCGCCACCCAGCAACAGGCGGAATCGGATGCCCGTGAGCGGTTGCGGGTAGCCACATCGGGTCTCGCGTCCGGTTTGAGGCGGCTCGCTGCAGGCGACCTCGCCTTTCAGCTCAATGAGGCGTTCGCTCCCGACTTCGAGGCCCTGCGCCACGACTTCAACCAATCCGTCACCCAACTTGGCGGAGCGTTGACGTCGATTTCCAGCAGCATCACCACGATTGACGATGGCACCCGAGAAATCTCCTCGGGAGCCAGTGATCTTTCAAAGCGTACCGAACAGCAGGCGGCCTCGCTTGAAGAGACGGCTGCCGCACTTGAAGAGATCACCGCAAACGTGTCGAATTCCAGCAAGCGGACTGAAGAGACCCGGGCGGTCGCCACGGAGGCAAACCGAAGCGCCGCGATGTCTGCGGACGTCGTTTCTCATGCCGAAGAGGCGATGGGACGCATCGAGACTTCGTCGCAACAGATTTCCAACATCATCGGCGTGATCGATGAAATCGCATTCCAGACCAACCTTCTTGCCCTGAACGCAGGCGTGGAAGCGGCCAGGGCGGGTGAGGCTGGCAAGGGCTTCGCAGTCGTTGCCCAGGAGGTGCGAGAACTTGCACAGCGTTCGGCCAGCGCGGCCAAGGAGATCAAGGGCCTCATCCAGAACTCCTCCAAGGAGGTGGAGAGCGGGGTTAAGCTGGTGCGTGATACCGGCCAGGCTCTCAAGACCATCGTCAGCTTCATCACTCAGATCAACCAGCATATGGATGCGATCGCAACCTCTTCCAAAGAACAGTCGGTCGGCCTGAGCGAAGTCAACGTTGCAGTCAATCAAATGGACCAGACCACGCAACAGAATGCGGCCATGGTGGAGCAATCGACCGCCGCCTCCGCCTCACTCGCTCAGGAAGCCCAGAAGCTGCGCGAGCTTGTCAGGCAGTTCAAGCTCGCAGATGCCGTTCCCAACCAGTCCGGAGTTCCTCGCTCGACACTGAGAGCGATGGCACAACCTACCGCCGGTGCTACCGTTCAGCGCG
Coding sequences:
- a CDS encoding ABC transporter permease, which encodes MARRLANPLVPGVQEVFTELVDILTSGVFFSHMVITLGRVALGFLLAFIVSLALGILMGRNRYARQFFEPAILIGLTVPGLVWALLCVIWFGISLTTSTLAVALSLSPPLALSIAQGIKTVNADLQEITAVYRLSTWSRMRFLFLPTLIPFLLNGVRIGLSMGWKVIVLVEIFGLSSGVGYRLNAEYSAMNVAGVLAWTIGFAGVMAILEYGVIGGVERYLTRWRRVATV
- a CDS encoding methyl-accepting chemotaxis protein gives rise to the protein MRRPSIKSSLLLIFSGIALLFAIVAYLAIDGLSKTNGSTEEIATNWLPSVQASRTINLNMANLRLAYRDHIIAQVEAEKKTREEAIAVAEDTVRKSIDAYLSLASSDRERQLISGIKENVDGYIASKPQLLALSRVNKTEDAGQYLGGKMRTYSDKLKELTTALVELNVSGSKEAADVSRTTYASVKFYLFAAIGFAGLLVVGAITFVLTGIANPITQITTSMRRLAEGETGSTIPFAGRADEIGSMAGAVEIFRQAAIANKRMEMEAEESRKQAEADRIATQQQAESDARERLRVATSGLASGLRRLAAGDLAFQLNEAFAPDFEALRHDFNQSVTQLGGALTSISSSITTIDDGTREISSGASDLSKRTEQQAASLEETAAALEEITANVSNSSKRTEETRAVATEANRSAAMSADVVSHAEEAMGRIETSSQQISNIIGVIDEIAFQTNLLALNAGVEAARAGEAGKGFAVVAQEVRELAQRSASAAKEIKGLIQNSSKEVESGVKLVRDTGQALKTIVSFITQINQHMDAIATSSKEQSVGLSEVNVAVNQMDQTTQQNAAMVEQSTAASASLAQEAQKLRELVRQFKLADAVPNQSGVPRSTLRAMAQPTAGATVQRASVRR
- a CDS encoding ABC transporter substrate-binding protein codes for the protein MVSRKEYTFGGPIAGRRQVLAGLTASALALPFFPRLSSAASDRLPVRMSKAGPGTAGTVQDDLLTKFPELDPGLDIEWIDGSPGQFQMLLISGALDCGPFGALGIAEAAQKGAELVIFGSRLNNHGSWIVRGDSPYQHPSDLKGKRIATQLPTSDTYRQARMAAALQKLDLEKDFQVSFGPSVSNVALFNRGDVDAVIAIEPVSTQLIAQGHREIARVADQWREATGDNAPLSLVGVSATAKWVDGNTETARRVAQMTLAVNRRFATEPSLIRDPAIQGGMGIKNPSEELLALLEKRLPRVYATEWNEAVINDFNRQLDVAIDLKIIERRPKYSFAKTL
- a CDS encoding ABC transporter ATP-binding protein, yielding MDHLNSRIKPDAEERQRSLHVEGVSKTYATDGSVEVLRNVTFDVGSNEIIGIVGRSGCGKSTLLRLIAGLDGDFTGRISLDGNGILGPGTERGVVFQEPRLFPWLTVEQNVAIAVHEVGIPKDEKRERVARNLALVGLTGFEKRFPHEISGGMAQRAALARALTSQPSLLLLDEPFAALDALTKMQMQDELIGIWQQSRVSIVLITHDIEEAIHLCDRIIVMSPRPGEIKSITEVNITRPRPRVCAASSALREQLMADLGLIH